The sequence below is a genomic window from Luteitalea sp..
ATGGCCCGACGTCTGCCGAACAACGAGTTGGTCATCTACCCGGACGCCGGCCACGGCGGAATCCTCCAGTTCCACGAGCAGTTCGTCGAGAAGGCTCTCGAGTTCCTCGCGAAGTAGCGCCGAGAGGGCGGTGGGCGTCACTTGTCAGCGGAGTAGCCCGCCCCACCGGCGCGGGCTACTCGGCTGCCGGACGATGTGCGGTCGACCCTCGTCGGGTGGTTTAGGGCCGCTACGCCTTACGTCAACGGCAACNNNNNNNNNNNNNNNNNNNNNNNNNNNNNNNNNNNNNNNNNNNNATGCTCGGGTCGCCTGCGGCGTCCGTTGACGACGGCGCGACCGCGTCCCTTGGCCCGGTGGCGAAACTCCTCACTTGCGGTCGTAGAAGGAAGCTTGTTCCCACTGTCCGGGTGGGCAGCATGGTTCGAAGCCCGCAATCTCTTGTCCGATGAGACGACGCCACCTTTGGCGGAGC
It includes:
- a CDS encoding alpha/beta hydrolase, with amino-acid sequence MARRLPNNELVIYPDAGHGGILQFHEQFVEKALEFLAK